One genomic region from Pecten maximus chromosome 5, xPecMax1.1, whole genome shotgun sequence encodes:
- the LOC117327484 gene encoding uncharacterized protein LOC117327484, with protein sequence MAAAEENLREIYPNPGSITKSDVWKFFGFYKINDNEPPSKKNLDTTQAVCRLCRKIYRNTGNTTNFRAHIDGEHKLPSGNSTQSRSDKVETKLVQPTISAAFVKRCDVVSGSNTVLSQERRGRVDDAIYQQTLKTIISREI encoded by the exons ATGGCGGCCGCTGAAGAAAATCTAAGGGAAATATACCCAAACCCAGGCTCCATAACGAAATCAGATGTTTGGAAATTCTTcggattttataaaattaatgataatgaaCCACCATCAAAAAAGAATTTGGATACAACGCAAGCTGTTTGCCGTCTATGCCGCAAGATTTACAGAAATACAG GAAATACTACGAATTTCAGAGCCCATATTGACGGGGAACACAAATTACCGTCGGGAAATTCCACACAATCGCGATCAGACAAAGTTGAAACAAAATTAGTTCAACCAACAATATCGGCTGCATTTGTCAAAAGATGTGATGTTGTATCAGGATCAAATACTGTATTGAGTCAAGAACGGAGAGGACGGGTCGATGATGCAATATATCAACagacattaaaaacaataatttccAGGGAGATCTGA